GAGATGGCTCTCTGTCTCATCAACTCCGACAAGCGCCTTACCGAGACTCTTTTAAGCAAGGGGTCGTGCGACCTCTCCTACATCCTTCAGGGGAAGGCGCGTTTCAGGGTAAACATATTTTCCCAACGGTCGACATACTCCATAGTAATGAGGAAACTTGAGGCCAGAATCCCCTCAATCGCCGAGCTGAAACTGCCGGAAGTATTCAACAAGATGGCGGAAGAAAAAAACGGGATGATATTCGTTACAGGCGCGACCGGAAGCGGTAAATCCACAACCATCGCCGCGATACTCGACCAGATAAACAGAACCAAACCGGTGCATGTAGTCACTCTGGAGGATCCGGTTGAGTTCGTGCACAACCATGTTAAATCGACCTTCAATCAGAGAGAGCTCGGCACCGACTTCGACACATTTGCAAACGGCTTAAGGGCCGCCCTGAGACAGGCGCCGAAGGTCATACTCGTTGGCGAAATGCGCGACAGGGAATCGGTGGAGATAGGGCTCGCGGCCGCTGAAACCGGACACCTTGTGCTTACGACCCTTCACACCATAAACGCGGGACAGACAATAAACAGGATAATAGGGATGTTCGACAAGGACGAGGAGACCCAGATAAGAACAAGGCTTGCCGAGACTGTTCGATGGATAGTTTGTCAGCGTCTTGTTCCAAAAGCAACTGCAGGGCGCCACGCCGTTTTTGAAATAATGGGCTCCAACCTTCGCGTAAAGGATTCCATCATCAATGGGGAAAAACCGGGGAAAACATATTACGAGATCATTAACGACGGCTCCGCAAGCGGGTGGAAAACTTTCGATACATCGCTTGTCGAATCGTTCCAGGCCGGACAGATCTCGGAAGAGACCGCGCTCTCCTTCTCCTCGATAAGGGCAAACGTAGGAAGAGGCATCGACGGGATAAAAGCGACGCGCGGACAGAAAACGAGCGACATCGACGAATTGCAGATAGACGGTGAATACGAAACCGCCCTCAAAAAAGGCATGAAGCCAATCAGGAAAAAGAAGAAGTAACACACTATGGAAATTACCTGCCAGAACTGTAACGCGCAAATCAAGGTGCCAGATCAAAAGGTTCCGAAAGACCAGCCGTTTGCGTTCAAATGCCCTTCATGCCAGGGGAGGATAATGGTCGAACCGTCGCAATCCTCCGGCGTCCGGGGAGAATTTTCGAAATCGGAGATCCATACGCCGCCTGCCGGGATAGCGCCAATGAAGGTAATGGACATAGGGAAAAGGACAGCCATGATCTGCCATACTAAATCCGAAACTCTCGCAAAACTGGCTCATGAGTTTGGCTATCAGGCATATCTCCCCGGAGACCATGTAACTGCCATCAGAAGTCTCAGATTCAACGAATACAGCATGGTTATATGTTCTTCCGAGTTCGAAAAGATCCCGCATGACAAGGCGACTATACTGCAAACACTCCAGCACCTGGGGATGGAGAAAAGAAGAAAGATGTTCGTGATCTTCATAGGCGAAGGCCACTCATCATTCGACCGGATGACCGCTTTAGCCATGAGCGTGAACCTCTTCATTGCGAAGAGCGACTTTGAAAATAATCTCAACAAACTGATGGTGCCGATAAAAAACGAACTTAATGAACACGAATTGAATTATTCCATTTTCAATAAGACATTGGCTGTTATAGGAGGCGCCTGATGGATACACCTATCGTTGAACGTTATTCCGATGGGCAGGTAATACTTACCGAAGGGGTGGTCAGTCAAAAGGCATACATAATCATATCGGGAGAGGTCGCCATAACCAAGAAAATCGGCAATCGGAATGTGACCGTCGGTATGCTTAAAGAAGGGGACGTCTTCGGAGAGATGGGGCTCTTTCAGGACAAAATGCGCTCAGCCAGCGCCATGG
This portion of the Nitrospinota bacterium genome encodes:
- a CDS encoding PilT/PilU family type 4a pilus ATPase: MKQTELDYILTTMLESHTNVSDLNITVGRPLQVESNGLLKEVEIKPKLGNLTPFQTEEMALCLINSDKRLTETLLSKGSCDLSYILQGKARFRVNIFSQRSTYSIVMRKLEARIPSIAELKLPEVFNKMAEEKNGMIFVTGATGSGKSTTIAAILDQINRTKPVHVVTLEDPVEFVHNHVKSTFNQRELGTDFDTFANGLRAALRQAPKVILVGEMRDRESVEIGLAAAETGHLVLTTLHTINAGQTINRIIGMFDKDEETQIRTRLAETVRWIVCQRLVPKATAGRHAVFEIMGSNLRVKDSIINGEKPGKTYYEIINDGSASGWKTFDTSLVESFQAGQISEETALSFSSIRANVGRGIDGIKATRGQKTSDIDELQIDGEYETALKKGMKPIRKKKK
- a CDS encoding zinc-ribbon domain-containing protein, with the protein product MEITCQNCNAQIKVPDQKVPKDQPFAFKCPSCQGRIMVEPSQSSGVRGEFSKSEIHTPPAGIAPMKVMDIGKRTAMICHTKSETLAKLAHEFGYQAYLPGDHVTAIRSLRFNEYSMVICSSEFEKIPHDKATILQTLQHLGMEKRRKMFVIFIGEGHSSFDRMTALAMSVNLFIAKSDFENNLNKLMVPIKNELNEHELNYSIFNKTLAVIGGA
- a CDS encoding cyclic nucleotide-binding domain-containing protein; the protein is MDTPIVERYSDGQVILTEGVVSQKAYIIISGEVAITKKIGNRNVTVGMLKEGDVFGEMGLFQDKMRSASAMAKGDVSVGVIDKERFNSLLLRCPGDMKIIINSLIDRLRGATDKLAAIGLKLEQAKRSIEALSTKEDLD